The DNA sequence ACGCAAGGGTATTTTCTTGTTTCCACCGGCCAATGTGCAGCGCATCCGGGCCGGGTATAAGCACTTCATCTGTTCCATCTCCGTCCACATCGACACAGACACGGCAAAGGAGCAAATAGTACTCGGGCTTTTCAGAATTCAGCGATGTTTGGCGTAACGAAGCCGAGTAGAACGAGTCGGGGAGATCGTACCGAGTCCATTGCAGTGTTTCGTCACGGCCCGTCCCCGTCCAAACGGCATTTACGTTAATGAGCACCACATAACTTTGACGCCCCTTGTCACTCTGGCCCACATCAACGATATTCGCCCGTTCGGGGAATGGAATAGCCTCGACATTCACGTTGTCTGAACTGAATGCGTAGCGCCTCAACTGTGACATTGTAGCGAGAGTTAGTGCGCGCGGCAGACCATTTAAAGTGACGAAGTTGGACCAAGAGAAACTCGGTAACCCAGGATCGGTGAAGCGAAAAGCCTCCTTCCCCGACCCGTCGACAACGGTTACAAAAGACTGACTGGAATCGGTAGCGTTCGTGGAGGATTGGACGGCTTCCTCTGCATCACTGTGCCTAAACAGGCTCCGCACCCACGCGATATCGCGTTCGGGTCCTCCCAGCATATCCCCGAGGACAGGGTTTCCTTCTATTCCGCTAAGTAACTTGAACCCGTTTCGAGACTCCATGTCGAGATGTTCAAGGGGTATGGTTTCGGCAAACGCAGAACAGATGAGCCACAGAGCGGCGACTGGAATTCCTCCGTGACGGCACAGACTGATCACGAACACATCTAGCTCCCTTGGTGTTTCGACGACACCAATTCGTGCTTGAGCCAAAGCGATTCGTTGCCCCCCGTCGGCAGTTCTCAGGATAGCCGTATAAGGTAACCTGTTCAAACCCGCAATACGCCCGAGTTGTGCGTCGCGATTGCGAATCAAGCGAGATGAAGTATGGGAGTGATTGCCGGAAGTACCCTATCGGGGTCTCCAACTGCCCCAAAGCGCGATGCTCAAGGCGCTATTGCTCTGACATTTGCGTCGGATACGCGAATTGTGCTATTTTTGGGAGCCGTTTTGAAGTAGTTTTGCGGCGAAAATGCCGCGCCCGCACCGGGAAGGAAGGACCTCATGGCAAGGAAACCATTAGTAGCAGGCAACTGGAAAATGAATCACCTTATCGGCCAATCCGTGGCAACGGCGCAAGCGCTGAAGCCTCTGGTGGCGGATGTTGCCGGAGTCGACATTGTCATATGTCCGGTCTTCACGGCGTTGCAGGCAGTCGCCAACGAGCTGAAAGGCTCGAACGTTCAGATTGGCGCCCAGAACTGCTATCTCAAAGAAAGCGGGGCATACACCGGCGAGCTTTCGCCGCAGATGCTCCTCGACGCCGGGTGCCAGTGGACCATCATCGGCCACAGCGAGCGGCGGCAGTTCTTCAACGAAACCGACGATTTCCTGAACAAGAAGCTAAAGTTCGCGTTGAGCGCGGGCCTCAAAGTCATGTTCTGCATCGGTGAGACGCTTGAAGAGCGCGAAAGCGGCAAAATGGAAGACGTCCTCGCGCGTCAGGTCACCTGCGGTTTGCAGAGTCTGGCCGTAGAGAATTTCCCCAACATGTCGATCGCGTATGAGCCGGTTTGGGCCATCGGCACGGGCGTCACCGCCACGCCGGAGCAGGCCCAGGAAGCCCACGCGTTCGTGCGCGGACTGGTCCGCGATCAATTTGGCGATGCCGTTGCGAGTGCGTTGCGGATTCAATATGGTGGAAGTGTAAAGCCGGACAACGCGGCCGAGCTGATGGCAAAGCCGGATGTCGATGGGTCGCTTGTAGGCGGCGCGGCGCTCAAGGCGGACAGTTTCGCCGCGATCGTCAAGGCGTCCATTTAAGTTAGGAAGGATTCCTAGGGCATGTTCGACTACATTTTTCGGTTGGAGACTCTCCAGTTTCTCCTCCTGATCCTGTTCGTCCCGTCCTGCATCGGGTTGATCGTGATCGTGTTGCTCCAAAAAGGCAAAGGCACGAGCTTCGCAGGCGCTTTTGGCGTTGGCCCCGGTTCCGAAACCGTGTTTGGACCTCGCGCACGAAAGAGTCTGCCGGTGAAGCTGACCTACATCATGGCCGCGATCTTCATGCTGTTCTCGCTGAGTCTGTCGCTCATCGGTTCACGCATCGCGCGCGGCAGCGCCCCGGAACAGGTCATCGGCGGCGAGAACGCCACCGCGCCTGTACAGCAGCAGCCGGGGTCGTTCCAGGGACTCGAGAGTCTGGGTCTGGGCGGTGCTACGCCAGCGTCCAATGCGTCGGCCCCTGCGGAAAGCGCACCTGCGACGCCACCGGCAGAAGCGCCTGCTCCGGCAGCCGCGACGCCCGCGCAGGAAGCCCCTGCGGAAGCGCCCGCAGCTCCGCCGGCTGAAGCGCCCGCGGCTCCGCCGGCCGAAGCGCCCGCGCAACAGTAGCAACCGGAATCGCGTATACCGGCCCAGAGCGTTCGCTGTGTCCGCTTTGGGCCGTTTGTTTTTGCTCCCGTTTTTCGTGGGAACCGACACGTCCACAAAATGGATTAATCGCTTAAATCGTTCCGTTCAAGTCTAGGAAGAGGGCATACGAGTGGATAAGATTCTGATTCGCGGAGGCCGGCCGCTAAAGGGACAAGTGCAGGTGCGCGGCGCAAAGAACTCGGCCCTCCCATTGATGGCGGCGAGCATCCTCGCGGAAGAGGCTTGTACTCTTCACAACATCCCTTGTCTGCACGACATCTTCACCATGGACAAGCTCCTCTCGTCCTTTGGCGCGCGCATCGAGTTTACCGGCCGCTACATGACCATAGACGCGTCGACCATCGAATCGCAGGTGGCCTTATACGATCTTGTCCGCAAGATGCGGGCCTCGTTCTTCGTGCTGGGTCCGTTGCTCGCCCGCTTTGGCAAGGCCCGCGTATCGCTGCCGGGAGGCTGCGCGATCGGAACGCGGCCGGTGGATATCCATCTCAAGGGTCTTGAAGCCCTGGGCGCGTCCATCACCATCGAAGAAGGCTACGTCATCGCGGAAGGCGCTCTGAAAGGCGTGGATTTTGCCCTCGACTTCCCGAGCGTCGGCGCGACCGAGAATCTCATGATGGCGGCAACGCGCGCCAAAGGCGTCACTCGCCTGAGCAACGTCGCGCGCGAACCGGAGATTGTGGATGTGGCGGCGTTTCTGAACGCGATGGGTGCGCAGATCTCCGGCGCGGGCACGGACATGATCACCATCGTCGGCGTCGACTCGCTTGGCGGCGCGGAACACGTCGTCATTCCAGACCGCATCGAAGCAGGAACATTCATGATTGCCGCGGTGGCAACGCGCGGCGACGTGACCATACTGAACGCCAACGCCGACCACCTGTCTTCGTTCAT is a window from the Candidatus Hydrogenedentota bacterium genome containing:
- the tpiA gene encoding triose-phosphate isomerase; translation: MARKPLVAGNWKMNHLIGQSVATAQALKPLVADVAGVDIVICPVFTALQAVANELKGSNVQIGAQNCYLKESGAYTGELSPQMLLDAGCQWTIIGHSERRQFFNETDDFLNKKLKFALSAGLKVMFCIGETLEERESGKMEDVLARQVTCGLQSLAVENFPNMSIAYEPVWAIGTGVTATPEQAQEAHAFVRGLVRDQFGDAVASALRIQYGGSVKPDNAAELMAKPDVDGSLVGGAALKADSFAAIVKASI
- the secG gene encoding preprotein translocase subunit SecG yields the protein MFDYIFRLETLQFLLLILFVPSCIGLIVIVLLQKGKGTSFAGAFGVGPGSETVFGPRARKSLPVKLTYIMAAIFMLFSLSLSLIGSRIARGSAPEQVIGGENATAPVQQQPGSFQGLESLGLGGATPASNASAPAESAPATPPAEAPAPAAATPAQEAPAEAPAAPPAEAPAAPPAEAPAQQ
- the murA gene encoding UDP-N-acetylglucosamine 1-carboxyvinyltransferase, with amino-acid sequence MDKILIRGGRPLKGQVQVRGAKNSALPLMAASILAEEACTLHNIPCLHDIFTMDKLLSSFGARIEFTGRYMTIDASTIESQVALYDLVRKMRASFFVLGPLLARFGKARVSLPGGCAIGTRPVDIHLKGLEALGASITIEEGYVIAEGALKGVDFALDFPSVGATENLMMAATRAKGVTRLSNVAREPEIVDVAAFLNAMGAQISGAGTDMITIVGVDSLGGAEHVVIPDRIEAGTFMIAAVATRGDVTILNANADHLSSFIGKLREAGAELEVLGSRIHVSAKNGIKAVDVTTQPFPGFPTDLQAQIMALMCIADGTSVLRESVFENRFMQVAELTRMGANIELDGNTAVIRGVNELSGAPVMASDLRASAALVIAGLIASKGETSIARVYHIDRGYERIEERLASLGADIERVRD